Proteins encoded together in one Telopea speciosissima isolate NSW1024214 ecotype Mountain lineage chromosome 4, Tspe_v1, whole genome shotgun sequence window:
- the LOC122658342 gene encoding uncharacterized protein LOC122658342, which yields MQSPGGAAAANSSFFSSNFGVLLAFIIASCSLFQINQAVVTIPKNHTIPAVFGFGDSIIDPGNNNNIGTVVKCNFHPYGKDFVGGIPTGRFCNGKVPTDFFVGDLGIKEYLPAYLDPTLGPQDLLTGVSFASGGAGYDPLTSKIASVLSFSDQLKLFKEYIEKLKMIAGEERAKTIIAKSLYIIVAGSDDIANTYFPTPFRKNYDVSSYTDLMLRSALNFIQELYNLGARTMAVLDVPPIGCVPSQRTIAGGTERNCAEKYNQAALLFNSKLSSQIDSLDKKLPRSKIVAVEIYKPLLDIIQNPNSYGFEEVRDGCCGTGKIEVSILCNDLVPVTCPDDTKYLFWDSYHPTQSGYRVLTTSILQKYANSSSSSTFAVLIVFIIASCFLFQINQAVITLPKNLTIPAVFGFGDSILDPGNNNNIGTVVKCNFHPYGKDFMGGIPTGRFCNGKVPTDFFVGDLGIKEYLPAYLDPTLGPQDLLTGVSFASGGAGYDPLTSQIASVLSLSDQLKLSEEYKEKLKMITGEERARTIIAESLYVLIAGSDDIANTYFSTPFRKNYNIPSYTDLMLRSALNFIQELYNLGARRIAVLNAPPIGCVPSQRTLAGGKERNCAEKYNQAALLFNSKLSSQIESLDKKLPRSKIVAVEIYKPLFDIIQNPNSYGFEESRVGCCGTGKIEVSILCNDLVPVTCPDDTKYLFWDSYHPTEHGYRVLTTIVLQKLINRLI from the exons CCTAAGAACCATACGATTCCTGCTGTGTTTGGATTTGGAGATTCGATCATAGACCCAGGCAACAATAATAACATTGGCACGGTGGTGAAGTGCAACTTCCATCCCTATGGCAAAGACTTCGTGGGAGGGATCCCCACTGGAAGGTTTTGCAATGGAAAGGTCCCAACTGACTTCTTTG TTGGAGATTTGGGAATTAAGGAGTATTTGCCTGCATATCTCGACCCGACCTTGGGACCTCAAGACCTCCTTACAGGAGTAAGCTTTGCCTCCGGTGGTGCTGGATATGATCCACTCACATCTAAGATTGCG TCAGTGTTGTCGTTTTCGGATCAATTGAAGCTGTTCAAGGAGTACATAGAGAAGCTGAAGATGATCGCTGGAGAAGAGAGAGCAAAGACCATCATAGCTAAGAGCTTATATATTATAGTTGCAGGGAGTGACGACATCGCCAATACGTATTTTCCTACTCCTTTCAGGAAAAACTACGATGTTTCTTCCTATACTGATCTTATGCTCCGTTCAGCTTTAAATTTCATTCAG GAACTTTATAATTTGGGGGCAAGAACGATGGCTGTTCTGGACGTCCCACCAATAGGATGTGTGCCATCGCAGAGAACCATAGCAGGAGGGACAGAAAGAAATTGTGCAGAGAAATACAACCAGGCAGCTTTGCTCTTCAACTCTAAGCTGTCTTCCCAGATCGACTCCCTCGACAAGAAGCTTCCACGATCCAAGATTGTTGCAGTGGAAATCTACAAACCCCTACTTGATATCATCCAAAATCCTAATTCCTACG GCTTTGAGGAGGTGAGAGATGGATGCTGTGGCACCGGAAAAATTGAGGTTTCAATACTATGTAACGACTTGGTACCAGTGACTTGCCCAGATGACACCAAGTACCTATTCTGGGATAGCTATCATCCCACTCAGAGTGGCTACCGTGTACTCACCACCAGTATCCTCCAAAAATA tgctaattcttcttcttcttcaacctttgcTGTTCTCATAGTATTTATCATTGCTTCATGCTTCCTCTTTCAAATCAACCAAGCGGTCATCACTCTACCTAAGAACCTTACGATTCCTGCCGTGTTCGGGTTCGGAGATTCGATCCTAGACCCAGGCAACAATAATAACATTGGAACGGTGGTGAAGTGCAACTTCCATCCCTATGGCAAAGACTTCATGGGAGGGATCCCCACCGGAAGGTTTTGCAATGGAAAGGTCCCAACTGACTTCTTTG TTGGAGATTTAGGAATCAAGGAGTATTTGCCTGCGTATCTCGACCCGACTTTGGGACCTCAAGACCTCCTTACGGGAGTAAGCTTTGCCTCCGGTGGTGCTGGATATGATCCACTCACATCTCAGATTGCG TCAGTGTTGTCGTTGTCGGATCAATTGAAGCTGTCCGAGGAGTACAAAGAGAAGCTAAAGATGATCACTGGAGAAGAGAGAGCAAGGACCATCATAGCTGAGAGCTTATATGTTTTAATTGCAGGGAGTGACGACATCGCCAATACGTATTTTTCTACTCCTTTCAGGAAAAACTACAATATCCCTTCCTATACTGATCTTATGCTCCGTTCAGCATTAAATTTCATTCAG GAACTGTATAATTTGGGAGCAAGAAGGATCGCTGTTCTGAACGCCCCACCTATAGGATGTGTGCCATCGCAGAGAACCTTAGcaggagggaaagaaagaaattgtgCAGAGAAATACAACCAGGCAGCTTTACTCTTTAACTCTAAGCTGTCTTCCCAGATCGAATCCCTCGACAAGAAGCTCCCACGGTCCAAGATTGTCGCGGTGGAAATCTACAAACCCCTATTTGATatcatccaaaaccctaattcctatG GCTTTGAAGAGTCGAGAGTTGGATGCTGCGGCACTGGAAAAATTGAGGTTTCAATACTATGCAACGATTTGGTACCGGTGACTTGCCCAGATGACACAAAGTACCTATTCTGGGATAGCTATCATCCCACTGAGCATGGCTACCGCGTACTCACCACCATTGTCCTTCAAAAATTAATCAATCGCTTAATCTAA